A portion of the bacterium genome contains these proteins:
- a CDS encoding LptF/LptG family permease: MKILRLYIIKEFIPSFLLGFFIFTFVLFISNFFPLARVFFDERIGLATTMTLLFNIVCLILPYSISMGILLGSVNCFNRLSQDGEVVGLESCGIDPLAAILPVLGLSFLISIFCLYLHAEVSPSAHLGIKQIQEDFK, encoded by the coding sequence ATGAAAATATTAAGGCTTTACATAATAAAAGAATTTATTCCGTCTTTCCTGCTGGGGTTTTTTATATTTACTTTCGTTTTATTCATAAGTAATTTTTTCCCGTTGGCGCGCGTTTTTTTTGACGAGAGAATAGGACTGGCGACAACAATGACATTGCTTTTTAATATAGTTTGCCTCATTCTGCCCTATTCGATTTCAATGGGTATTTTATTGGGGAGCGTTAATTGTTTCAACAGATTGTCTCAAGACGGAGAAGTTGTGGGGCTAGAATCCTGCGGAATTGATCCTTTGGCTGCTATTTTACCGGTATTGGGCTTATCTTTTCTGATAAGTATATTTTGCCTATATCTTCACGCTGAAGTTTCGCCCTCTGCACACTTAGGAATTAAACAAATACAGGAAGATTTCAAG
- a CDS encoding flippase-like domain-containing protein encodes MKKNIIFFVIRALVSISLIGFILLNLGKENLQSFPGYLQNASYPFLFISILFFAVAVTITAIRWKRLLEVQDVKLSFIEAFQLTFIGFFFSNFLPGTLGGDAVKLYYIAKHTRKNAGSLASILIDRAIGMSALIFIAIPVVLLNFRYPVVKNLSPLVFGLFAFFLITSFLFFNLKNTFLLTKIFKIRLFGIGDKIANFKKALVLYRKSKTILAFALSVSVIIQLLIIFVCYFLSKFLNLNIPIVYLFLFIPIIQLIVAIPVTVSGIGTREVAFVFFFATTAGIIPKMDAFALSIVFYLVMVATSLIGGVVYLFKGGELKK; translated from the coding sequence ATGAAGAAAAATATCATATTTTTTGTCATCAGAGCGCTGGTAAGTATTTCTTTGATAGGTTTTATTCTTCTTAATCTTGGCAAAGAAAATCTGCAGAGCTTCCCCGGTTATCTTCAAAATGCATCCTATCCTTTTTTATTCATTTCAATTTTGTTTTTTGCTGTAGCTGTTACGATAACGGCTATCAGGTGGAAGAGATTGTTGGAAGTGCAGGATGTCAAACTTAGTTTTATAGAAGCATTCCAATTAACATTTATCGGTTTTTTCTTCTCGAATTTTTTGCCCGGCACTTTGGGGGGGGACGCAGTGAAGTTATATTATATTGCAAAACATACCCGTAAAAATGCAGGCTCTTTGGCTTCTATTCTTATTGACCGGGCGATAGGAATGTCGGCGCTTATTTTTATTGCTATTCCTGTTGTTCTTTTGAATTTCAGATATCCTGTTGTTAAAAATCTGTCACCATTGGTTTTTGGTCTGTTTGCGTTTTTCTTGATTACGAGTTTTCTTTTCTTTAATCTTAAAAATACGTTTCTCTTAACAAAAATTTTTAAAATTAGACTATTTGGGATAGGTGATAAAATAGCAAACTTTAAAAAAGCATTGGTTCTATATAGAAAAAGTAAAACTATCCTTGCATTTGCCCTTTCAGTTTCCGTTATTATTCAACTCCTTATAATATTTGTCTGCTATTTCCTATCCAAATTTCTTAATCTGAATATACCGATTGTATACTTGTTTCTTTTTATACCTATAATCCAATTGATTGTAGCCATCCCTGTAACAGTCTCAGGGATAGGAACCAGAGAGGTTGCTTTTGTTTTTTTCTTCGCAACCACTGCAGGAATTATCCCTAAAATGGATGCATTTGCCTTGAGTATAGTATTTTATCTTGTTATGGTAGC